In Oryza sativa Japonica Group chromosome 3, ASM3414082v1, one DNA window encodes the following:
- the LOC107277676 gene encoding uncharacterized protein, with translation MICKQRGMKIHIRSSSRLNSVHLKNQLGFGGNRQPNKYSNPIPSDRSSPWRWRWLCRSGSCWIDASTRSKREGEESEWEEVECTAWRASGCGDGDGDAAAEALARGLTLLVRLADPPAVSALAIRPADGVFLNAASVDVADGNLVILSAAFYGFPRRYYLIYDVAEASLAITPHLPRFCKPSFTLKPLPVRRRRRPRVGEAVVVDDGDDHRNYVLVLVAINFNKDDIICLWPPDPSWSSSSSLPWQRKETRFPVEMNRPWEQYGFSADSVFTLNGIAYWVDLALGVLYCKTSDLLLSDRDVVVEFSFIDLPPGYRADRNLFRPKMFRTLGYVGGSIKFVSVDGYHKREETYFNTEDEEEEEDGDDCIIEPVAAAERKITMWSLIPGGNLGWKKDAEFSVGDLWMWEEFQSIGLPRQQPINPILDPQEDGMLLLLIGDYYNDENDVLRCRDQHMITVDMKNQSIVCSTLLPCWLHLMVPDLVSSDLPQYLKSLR, from the coding sequence atgatatgcaaacaacgagggatgaaaatccacatcAGGTCTTCGTCTCGTCTCAACTCGGTTCATCTCAAAAACCAACTCGGATTCGGCGGAAATCGCCAGCCAAACAAATACTCAAATCCAATCCCCTCAGATCGATCCTCACcttggcgatggcgatggcttTGCCGGAGTGGATCGTGTTGGATCGATGCGTCCACCCGTTcgaagagggagggggaggagtcGGAGTGGGAGGAGGTAGAATGCACGGCGTGGAGGGCGTCCGGGtgcggggacggcgacggcgacgcggcggcggaggcgctggcGAGGGGGCTGACGCTGCTGGTGCGCCTCGCCGACCCTCCGGCCGTCTCCGCCCTGGCCATCCGGCCGGCCGACGGCGTCTTCCTCAACGCCGcctccgtcgacgtcgccgacgGCAACCTGGTCATCCTCAGCGCCGCCTTCTACGGCTTCCCCCGGAGATACTATCTCATCTACGATGTCGCCGAGGCGTCTCTCGCCATCACCCCGCATCTGCCCAGGTTCTGCAAGCCGTCCTTCACGTTGAAACCTCTCCccgtgcgtcgtcgtcgtcgtcctagggttggagaggccgtcgtcgtcgacgatggcgacgatcaTCGCAACTACGTGCTAGTACTCGTGGCAATCAACTTCAACAAGGATGATATTATCTGCCTTTGGCCTCCTGATCCGTCGtggtcttcgtcgtcgtcgctgccatGGCAGAGGAAGGAGACACGATTCCCCGTCGAGATGAATCGGCCCTGGGAACAGTATGGGTTCAGTGCCGATTCCGTTTTCACCTTGAATGGAATAGCTTATTGGGTAGATCTAGCACTGGGGGTACTGTACTGCAAGACCAGTGACCTACTACTATCCGATCGTGATGTCGTCGTTGAGTTCAGCTTCATCGATCTGCCTCCTGGTTATCGTGCTGACCGTAACCTCTTCCGCCCGAAGATGTTTCGGACACTTGGCTACGTTGGTGGCTCCATCAAGTTCGTCTCCGTTGATGGATACCACAAGAGGGAGGAGACCTACTTCAACACagaggatgaggaggaagaggaggacggcgacgactgcatCATCGAACCGGTTGCAGCTGCAGAACGCAAGATAACAATGTGGAGTCTGATACCTGGTGGCAACCTTGGATGGAAAAAAGATGCAGAATTCAGCGTAGGTGATCTGTGGATGTGGGAGGAGTTTCAGAGTATAGGATTGCCGCGGCAGCAGCCTATCAATCCTATACTGGATCCTCAAGAAGATGGTATGCTCCTATTACTGATCGGTGACTACTACAACGACGAAAATGATGTCCTAAGATGCAGGGACCAGCATATGATCACGGTTGACATGAAAAACCAATCGATCGTGTGCTCCACCCTCCTGCCGTGTTGGCTACATTTAATGGTTCCTGACCTTGTGTCGTCAGATCTTCCGCAGTATCTCAAGAGTTTGAGATAG
- the LOC4334402 gene encoding uncharacterized protein: protein MDRSQEPPHAAAARGAVEVSLRRFDLADVDAMMVWASDPQVAAVCRWEPYESTEPLLAYLRDTVLPHPWFRAICVAAAFDGDGGGEDRPVGAVSVSPTADACRAELGYVVARAHWGKGVATAAVKRVVAAVFGEVEGLERVEALVDVRNAASQRVLEKAGFRREAVLRSYCVLKGEVRDMVIYSFISTDPLVS, encoded by the coding sequence ATGGACAGGAGCCAAGAACcaccgcacgccgccgcggcgaggggcGCCGTGGAGGTCAGCCTCCGTCGGTTCGAcctcgccgacgtcgacgccATGATGGTCTGGGCGTCGGACCCCCAGGTCGCCGCCGTCTGCCGCTGGGAGCCGTACGAGTCGACGGAGCCCCTGCTCGCCTACCTCCGCGACACCGTGCTCCCGCACCCGTGGTTCCGCGCCatctgcgtcgccgccgccttcgacggcgacggcggcggcgaagaccgCCCCGTCGGCGCGGTGTCCGTGTCCCCGACGGCGGACGCGTGCCGCGCGGAGCTCGGGTACGTGGTGGCGCGCGCGCACTGGGGCAAGGGCGTGGCCACGGCCGCCGTGAagcgcgtcgtcgccgcggtgTTCGGCGAGGTGGAGGGGCTGGAGCGCGTCGAGGCGCTCGTCGACGTGCGGAACGCGGCGTCGCAGCGCGTGCTGGAGAAGGCCGGGTTCCGGCGGGAGGCCGTGCTGCGCAGCTACTGCGTGCTCAAAGGGGAGGTCAGGGACATGGTCATCTACAGCTTCATCTCCACTGATCCGCTCGTCAGCTGA
- the LOC4334403 gene encoding uncharacterized protein, with protein MKDSIKSGRGSAGRVVEKQPIAPSPAAVRRRAPMEVTLRRFELSDVDAMMAWASDPAVAAFCRWEPYQSTEPLLAYLRDTVLPHPWFRAICLATGAGAGDGDGRPVGAVSLAPTADACRGELGYVVARAHWGKGVATAAVRRAVAAVLGGEVSGLARVEALVDVDNRASQRVVEKAGFRREGVLRRHYWHKGRVRDLVMYSFVSSDQLAE; from the coding sequence ATGAAGGATTCGATCAAATCAGGAAGAGGCAGCGCCGGCCGAGTAGTGGAGAAGCAACCCATCgcaccgtcgccggcggcggtgcggcggcgagcacccATGGAGGTGACCCTCCGCCGGTTCGAGCTCTCCGACGTGGACGCCATGATGGCGTGGGCGTCGGACCCGGCGGTGGCCGCCTTCTGCCGCTGGGAGCCGTACCAGTCGACGGAGCCCCTGCTCGCCTACCTCCGCGACACCGTGCTCCCGCACCCGTGGTTCCGCGCCATCTGCCTCGCCAccggcgctggcgccggcgacggcgacggccgcccCGTCGGCGCGGTGTCGCTGGCGCCGACGGCGGACGCGTGCCGCGGGGAGCTCGGGTACGTGGTGGCGCGCGCGCACTGGGGCAagggcgtggcgacggcggcggtgaggcgcgccgtcgccgcggtgCTCGGCGGCGAGGTGTCCGGGCTGGCGCGCGTGGAGGCGCTCGTCGACGTGGACAACCGGGCGTCGCAGCGCGTGGTGGAGAAGGCCGGATTCCGGCGGGAGGGCGTGCTCCGGCGACACTACTGGCACAAGGGCCGCGTCAGGGACTTGGTCATGTACAGCTTCGTCTCCTCCGATCAACTCGCCGAGTAA
- the LOC4334404 gene encoding uncharacterized protein produces METVTLRRFELADADAMMAWASDPEVTAFMTWEPYESVDSLRAFIRDTVLPHPWFRAICLAGDGDGGAVSVTPTADRCRAEVAVAVARAHWGKGVATAALRRALAAAFADLDGVERVEALVDVGNAASRRALEKAGFQQEAVLRSYCVVKGQLRDMVIYSFISTDPLVE; encoded by the coding sequence ATGGAGACGGTCACGCTCCGGCGGTtcgagctcgccgacgccgacgccatgATGGCGTGGGCGTCGGACCCCGAGGTGACGGCCTTCATGACGTGGGAGCCGTACGAGTCCGTCGACTCCCTGCGCGCCTTCATCCGCGACACCGTGCTCCCGCACCCGTGGTTCCGCGCCATctgcctcgccggcgacggcgacggcggcgcggtgtcCGTGACGCCGACGGCCGACCGGTGCCGCGCCGAggtcgcggtggcggtggcgcgcgcgcaCTGGGGCAAGGGCGTGGCCACGGCGGCGCTGAggcgcgccctcgccgcggcgtTCGCCGACCTCGACGGCGTCGAGCGCGTCGAGGCGCTCGTCGACGTCGGCAACGCGGCGTCGCGGCGCGCGCTCGAGAAGGCCGGGTTCCAGCAGGAGGCCGTGCTGCGCAGCTACTGCGTCGTCAAGGGCCAGCTCAGGGACATGGTCATCTACAGCTTCATCTCCACTGATCCTCTCGTCGAGTGA
- the LOC4334405 gene encoding glutamate dehydrogenase 1, mitochondrial — protein sequence MNALAATSRNFKQAAKLLGLDSKLEKSLLIPFREIKVECTIPKDDGTLASYVGFRVQHDNARGPMKGGIRYHHEVDPDEVNALAQLMTWKTAVANIPYGGAKGGIGCSPGDLSISELERLTRVFTQKIHDLIGIHTDVPAPDMGTNSQTMAWILDEYSKFHGYSPAVVTGKPVDLGGSLGRDAATGRGVLFATEALLAEHGKGIAGQRFVIQGFGNVGSWAAQLISEAGGKVIAISDVTGAVKNSNGLDIAKLMKHSSENRGIKGFDGGDAIDPRSLLTEECDVLIPAALGGVINKDNANEIKAKYIIEAANHPTDPEADEILSKKGVLILPDILANSGGVTVSYFEWVQNIQGFMWDEEKVNNELKTYMTRGFRDVKEMCRSHHCDLRMGAFTLGVNRVARATVLRGWEA from the exons ATGAATGCGTTGGCAGCGACGAGCAGGAACTTCAAGCAGGCGGCCAAGCTGCTGGGCCTGGACTCCAAGCTGGAGAAGAGCTTGCTCATCCCGTTCAGGGAGATCAAG GTTGAATGCACAATTCCGAAAGATGATGGGACTTTAGCATCTTATGTTGGGTTTAGGGTCCAACACGACAATGCTAGGGGACCTATGAAGGGTGGAATCAGATACCACCATGAG GTTGATCCTGATGAGGTCAATGCGTTGGCACAACTAATGACATGGAAGACGGCCGTGGCTAATATTCCATATGGAGGAGCTAAAGGTGGAATAGGATGCAGCCCTGGAGATCTCAGCATCTCCGAGCTAGAGCGACTTACCCGTGTTTTCACCCAGAAAATCCACGACTTGATTGGCATTCATACAGATGTTCCAGCTCCAGATATGGGAACCAACTCTCAG ACAATGGCGTGGATACTTGACGAATACTCAAAGTTTCATGGTTATTCACCTGCTGTGGTGACTGGAAAACCTGTT GACCTTGGAGGATCACTTGGAAGAGATGCAGCTACTGGAAGGGGAGTTCTGTTTGCTACTGAAGCCTTGCTTGCAGAGCATGGCAAGGGCATTGCTGGCCAGCGTTTTGTAATACAG GGATTTGGTAATGTTGGATCCTGGGCTGCTCAGCTGATCAGTGAAGCTGGTGGCAAGGTGATTGCCATCAGTGATGTCACTGGAGCTGTCAAGAACAGCAATGGGCTTGACATTGCAAAGCTAATGAAGCACTCATCAGAGAACCGCGGGATCAAGGGTTTCGACGGAGGCGATGCAATCGACCCACGCTCACTGCTTACTGAAGAATGTGATGTCCTCATCCCGGCAGCACTTGGTGGAGTTATAAACAA GGACAACGCAAATGAGATCAAAGCAAAGTACATCATTGAGGCTGCAAACCACCCCACAGACCCTGAGGCAGATGAG ATCCTGTCCAAGAAAGGCGTTCTCATTCTTCCAGACATCCTCGCGAACTCCGGTGGTGTCACAGTGAGCTACTTCGAGTGGGTTCAG AACATTCAGGGTTTCATGTGGGACGAGGAGAAGGTGAACAATGAGCTGAAGACCTACATGACCCGTGGGTTCAGGGATGTGAAGGAGATGTGCAGGAGCCACCACTGCGACCTCCGCATGGGCGCCTTCACCCTCGGTGTCAACCGTGTCGCTCGCGCCACCGTTCTCAGAGGATGGGAAGCATGA
- the LOC4334407 gene encoding small ribosomal subunit protein uS13z/uS13y/uS13x, giving the protein MSLIAGEDFQHILRLLNTNVDGKQKIMFALTSIKGVGRRFSNIACKKADIDMNKRAGELTPEELERLMTVVANPRQFKVPDWFLNRKKDYKDGRFSQVVSNALDMKLRDDLERLKKIRNHRGLRHYWGLRVRGQHTKTTGRRGKTVGVSKKR; this is encoded by the exons atg TCGCTGATCGCCGGGGAGGACTTCCAGCACATCCTGCGTCTGCTGAACACCAACGTCGATGGGAAGCAGAAGATCATGTTCGCGCTCACCTCCATCAAGGGTGTCGGCCGCAGGTTCTCCAACATCGCCTGCAAGAAGGCCGACATCGACATGAACAAGAG GGCCGGTGAGCTTACGCCGGAGGAGCTGGAGCGGCTGATGACCGTGGTGGCGAACCCGCGGCAGTTCAAGGTGCCCGACTGGTTCCTCAACAGGAAGAAGGACTACAAGGACGGGAGGTTCTCCCAGGTTGTCTCCAACGCGCTCGACATGAAGCTCAGGGATGATCTTGAGAGGCTCAAGAAGATCAG GAACCACCGTGGTCTGAGGCACTACTGGGGCCTCCGTGTGCGTGGGCAGCACACCAAGACAACCGGAAGGAGGGGTAAGACTGTCGGTGTGTCCAAGAAGCGATAA